The Verrucomicrobium spinosum DSM 4136 = JCM 18804 genome includes a region encoding these proteins:
- a CDS encoding patatin-like phospholipase family protein, translated as MRLPDAMRRFPWFSAEDWLNRFMEAPPAPVAPPPPRLGLVLSCGGARGLAHVGVIQVLEREKIPISAIIGSSMGSYVGTLWAAGFNGQQLEELAAEIKDRRTLLRLIDPVCPPLSGFLRGNKLRRHLEKSLGQRTLAQLERPMYVVATNLDSVTWEVLPMDTSAAAAVQASCAIPGIVAPVELDGKRYIDGGASQPLPVNLLRQILTCGEPSLAGDDKGFTHSPMSGIIAVNVMPTPADLAAAGISTYPIPPPPPEGVWRRLRDSANRKVNLFAYGNVLDTFKRCLTSAQLRLIAEEGTRADVLVHPYFGQSRWYDFENFNRYIVAGRTAAEAALPHILDLIQRPTPVPEHSSDVNDGDKAAADDSHPSASGRHSGLSGYV; from the coding sequence ATGCGCCTGCCCGATGCCATGCGCCGCTTCCCCTGGTTCTCCGCCGAAGACTGGCTGAACCGCTTCATGGAGGCTCCTCCCGCCCCGGTGGCCCCCCCGCCACCCCGACTGGGACTGGTCCTTTCCTGTGGCGGTGCCCGCGGTCTGGCACATGTGGGAGTCATCCAGGTACTTGAGCGCGAAAAAATCCCGATCTCTGCCATCATCGGCAGTAGCATGGGCTCCTATGTGGGCACGCTTTGGGCGGCAGGGTTCAACGGCCAGCAACTGGAGGAACTGGCGGCCGAAATCAAAGACCGCCGCACGCTGCTGCGGCTCATTGATCCCGTGTGCCCGCCCCTGTCCGGCTTCCTGCGGGGCAACAAGCTGCGTCGGCATCTGGAAAAGAGCCTGGGCCAGCGCACACTGGCCCAGCTGGAGCGCCCCATGTATGTGGTGGCCACGAACCTGGACTCCGTGACATGGGAGGTGCTGCCGATGGACACGTCGGCAGCGGCGGCGGTGCAAGCCAGTTGCGCCATCCCCGGCATTGTGGCCCCAGTTGAGCTCGACGGGAAACGCTATATCGATGGCGGCGCGTCCCAACCGCTGCCGGTAAACCTGCTGCGACAGATCCTGACCTGCGGTGAGCCCTCTCTGGCGGGCGATGACAAGGGGTTCACTCACAGCCCGATGAGTGGCATCATTGCGGTGAACGTCATGCCCACCCCGGCCGACCTGGCTGCTGCGGGCATTTCCACCTACCCGATTCCCCCACCTCCTCCAGAAGGTGTGTGGCGTCGCCTGAGAGATTCCGCGAACCGCAAGGTGAACCTCTTCGCGTATGGCAACGTGCTGGACACTTTCAAACGCTGTCTGACCAGCGCCCAGTTGCGCCTCATTGCCGAGGAGGGCACACGCGCAGATGTCCTTGTGCATCCGTACTTCGGTCAGTCCCGCTGGTACGACTTTGAGAACTTCAACCGTTACATCGTGGCCGGGAGGACAGCAGCTGAAGCCGCCCTGCCGCACATCCTGGATCTGATTCAACGTCCGACCCCGGTGCCGGAACACAGCTCTGACGTGAACGACGGTGACAAGGCTGCGGCGGATGATTCCCACCCCTCAGCTTCTGGCCGCCACTCCGGACTCTCCGGATACGTCTAA
- a CDS encoding thiolase family protein has translation MNASPLVIVAGARTPFCRAGSTLADFDAVELGRHAASGLFTRTGIDPAAVDETVFGCVSQPANAANIARVIALRAGVPKERPAMTVHRNCASGMEAVTTAQEKLAAGQGEVFLVGGTESMSQMPLLFRHEAAIKFALLSRARGMGGKLQAATAFRPQDFLPLLAIKMGLTDPVAEINMGQTAELLAREFEISRDAQDAMAVRSQLLAAQHRGHLREEIAPMFSGRKDLVAVEDDNGVRTDSSPAKLAKLQPIFEPLTGTVTAGNSSQVTDGAVALLACSEARAQQLGVAPLGRLVSHAYTGCDPERMGLGPVTAMAAALGHAGWKLSDVDIIEINEAFAAQILAVLKCLKDPASARKAGLNTPLGEVDDSQLNLQGGAIALGHPVGATGARLILTALYQLRRAGKRRALVSLCVGGGQGGAVCLEAF, from the coding sequence ATGAACGCCTCCCCCCTTGTCATTGTGGCCGGTGCCCGCACCCCCTTCTGCCGGGCTGGCAGCACCCTGGCGGACTTCGACGCCGTGGAACTGGGCCGCCATGCCGCCAGCGGCTTGTTTACACGAACCGGAATAGACCCCGCTGCTGTGGACGAAACGGTGTTTGGCTGCGTGTCCCAGCCCGCAAACGCGGCCAACATCGCCCGTGTCATCGCCCTGCGGGCCGGTGTGCCCAAGGAACGCCCCGCCATGACGGTGCACCGCAACTGCGCCTCCGGCATGGAGGCGGTCACCACAGCCCAGGAAAAACTCGCCGCTGGCCAGGGGGAAGTCTTCCTGGTGGGTGGCACAGAGAGCATGTCCCAGATGCCGCTCCTCTTTCGTCACGAGGCGGCAATCAAGTTTGCCCTGCTCTCCCGCGCCCGTGGGATGGGCGGCAAGCTCCAGGCGGCCACGGCCTTCCGCCCCCAGGACTTCCTGCCCCTGCTCGCCATCAAGATGGGCCTGACCGATCCTGTGGCCGAGATCAACATGGGGCAGACAGCCGAGCTCCTGGCGCGTGAGTTCGAGATCTCACGCGATGCCCAGGATGCCATGGCCGTGCGCTCGCAGCTGCTGGCGGCCCAGCACCGCGGCCATCTGCGTGAGGAGATTGCGCCCATGTTCTCCGGCCGCAAGGATCTCGTGGCTGTGGAGGATGACAACGGCGTGCGCACCGACAGCTCGCCGGCCAAACTGGCCAAGCTGCAACCCATCTTTGAGCCCCTCACAGGCACGGTCACCGCGGGGAACTCCTCCCAGGTCACAGACGGAGCCGTGGCTCTCCTGGCCTGCAGTGAAGCTCGCGCCCAGCAGCTGGGGGTGGCACCACTGGGACGTCTCGTCAGCCATGCCTACACGGGGTGTGATCCGGAACGCATGGGCTTGGGCCCCGTGACCGCCATGGCCGCAGCACTCGGTCATGCGGGCTGGAAGCTGAGTGACGTGGACATCATCGAGATCAACGAAGCCTTCGCCGCCCAAATCCTCGCCGTGCTCAAGTGCCTGAAGGATCCCGCCAGCGCCCGCAAGGCGGGCCTCAACACGCCGCTGGGCGAGGTGGATGACTCCCAGCTCAATCTTCAAGGTGGAGCCATCGCTCTGGGCCACCCGGTGGGAGCCACCGGTGCCCGCCTCATTCTCACCGCCCTCTATCAACTGCGCCGCGCCGGCAAGCGACGGGCGCTCGTCAGCCTCTGCGTGGGAGGCGGCCAGGGTGGCGCAGTCTGTCTCGAAGCCTTCTAA
- a CDS encoding FAD-dependent oxidoreductase, protein MDLIVLDPTENPSEDAMLTTPIRKHLSEHRPASFHKEVDADGICWLTFDTPDSPANVWNPKTLDEFDCHIEDLHRDAGVKAVVLRSTKDRVFIAGADLKAVQTLPDEERRNLLALGQDVFTHLEALRIPKIALIHGACVGGGLETVLACDWRIASDSDVTRLGLPEVMLGLIPGWGGCTRLSRLIGLPKALDLIVRGKLVKASHARKLGIVQHVVPRERMEDLARKLALSANHRPRRHHLHLTQAWPVPQFLRFRAKTMLWSKFPWMRHHDAAPIAAVDVITRGAGRTAEKSLALEQETLRRLTESGGARRFIDVFLRKEAASKKLPPLFHGIEAPPITRTAVIGAGVMGSGIAYTLASRGTRVLLKDMSNAALAKGAERIGGLLHSGVKSRALTTKQGRETHDLISYTSEEVPLKQMDLVIEAVVEDREVKKRLFAELAAQCRPDTVLATNTSALSVEELAAATPHPERVIGLHFFNPAHLMPLVEVIAPAQASPAAIAAALRFVQGLGKTPIVVQDRPGFVVNRILMPYLLGAVQLASTMRDPWELDDAMTDFGMPMGPLRLLDEVGFDVALHVEKTLRAAFGDRIPQSDLLDQLATAGMMGHKNGRGFYTGFNDRHGPQPNPEILRYIKPRELPEFTEREQMATYLNGLMQKEAQLCLEEGVAASASDIELAMILGSGYPAFRPLFPPATSPPSDLP, encoded by the coding sequence ATGGATCTCATCGTCCTCGACCCCACTGAAAACCCCTCTGAAGATGCCATGCTGACCACCCCGATCCGCAAGCACCTGAGCGAACACCGCCCCGCCAGCTTCCACAAGGAAGTGGACGCCGACGGCATCTGCTGGCTCACCTTCGACACCCCGGATTCCCCTGCCAATGTGTGGAATCCCAAAACGCTCGATGAGTTTGACTGTCACATCGAAGACCTGCACCGGGACGCCGGCGTCAAAGCTGTGGTTCTGCGCAGCACCAAGGACCGCGTCTTCATCGCCGGTGCAGACTTGAAGGCCGTGCAAACGCTGCCCGATGAGGAAAGACGCAACCTCCTCGCGCTTGGGCAGGACGTCTTCACCCATCTGGAGGCCCTGCGCATTCCCAAGATCGCCCTCATTCACGGAGCCTGTGTGGGAGGAGGCTTGGAGACTGTCCTGGCCTGTGACTGGCGCATTGCCAGCGACAGCGATGTCACCCGCCTGGGTCTGCCAGAGGTCATGCTCGGCCTCATTCCCGGCTGGGGCGGCTGCACCCGTCTCTCACGGCTCATCGGCCTGCCCAAGGCCCTGGACCTCATTGTGCGCGGGAAGCTGGTGAAGGCCAGCCATGCCCGGAAGCTGGGGATCGTGCAGCATGTGGTGCCGAGGGAGAGAATGGAGGACCTGGCGCGCAAGCTGGCGCTTTCCGCGAACCACCGGCCGCGCCGTCACCACCTGCACCTCACCCAGGCCTGGCCGGTGCCGCAATTCCTCCGTTTCCGGGCCAAGACCATGCTCTGGAGCAAGTTCCCCTGGATGCGCCATCATGACGCCGCCCCCATCGCGGCGGTGGATGTCATCACCCGCGGTGCCGGCCGTACCGCAGAGAAATCCCTGGCCCTGGAGCAGGAGACCCTGCGCCGACTCACCGAATCCGGTGGTGCCCGCCGGTTCATCGATGTCTTCCTGCGCAAGGAGGCCGCGTCCAAGAAGCTGCCTCCGTTGTTTCATGGGATCGAGGCTCCTCCGATCACCCGCACCGCCGTCATCGGAGCGGGCGTCATGGGCTCTGGCATTGCCTACACCCTCGCCAGCCGGGGCACCCGGGTGCTGCTGAAGGACATGAGCAACGCCGCCCTGGCCAAAGGGGCGGAGCGCATCGGAGGACTGCTGCATAGCGGGGTGAAGAGCCGGGCCCTCACCACCAAACAGGGCCGGGAGACGCATGACCTTATTTCCTACACCTCAGAGGAGGTGCCGCTCAAACAGATGGACCTCGTCATCGAGGCCGTCGTGGAGGACAGGGAGGTGAAGAAGCGCCTCTTTGCCGAGCTGGCCGCCCAATGCCGCCCAGACACCGTCCTGGCAACCAATACCTCCGCACTTTCTGTAGAGGAGCTGGCCGCCGCCACCCCGCATCCTGAGCGGGTCATCGGTCTGCATTTTTTCAATCCCGCCCACCTTATGCCTCTGGTGGAGGTCATCGCACCTGCTCAGGCCTCCCCGGCGGCGATCGCCGCCGCGCTCCGCTTTGTGCAGGGGCTGGGCAAGACGCCCATCGTCGTGCAGGACCGTCCTGGTTTTGTCGTGAACCGCATTCTCATGCCTTACTTGCTGGGAGCGGTGCAACTCGCCTCCACCATGCGGGACCCCTGGGAGCTGGACGACGCCATGACGGACTTCGGCATGCCCATGGGCCCCCTCCGACTGCTCGATGAGGTGGGCTTCGATGTTGCCCTGCATGTCGAGAAGACTCTGAGGGCCGCGTTTGGCGACCGCATCCCGCAAAGCGATCTGCTCGACCAACTCGCCACGGCAGGGATGATGGGGCACAAGAACGGTCGCGGTTTTTACACCGGCTTCAACGACCGCCACGGACCGCAGCCCAATCCCGAAATCCTCCGCTACATCAAGCCCAGGGAGCTGCCCGAGTTCACAGAACGTGAACAGATGGCCACCTACCTGAACGGCCTCATGCAGAAAGAGGCCCAGCTCTGCCTGGAGGAGGGCGTAGCCGCCTCCGCCAGTGACATCGAACTGGCCATGATCCTCGGCTCCGGCTACCCGGCCTTCCGGCCCCTGTTTCCTCCTGCAACTTCACCCCCATCTGACCTGCCATGA
- a CDS encoding phenylacetate--CoA ligase family protein yields the protein MKPFLSSPLWDAGAPEFWQAWQIRRLRDYLKSRVLPFSTHYRELFKSIGLEPGDIRTMQDWAKVPFTSKSDLTVSKEKLREFVLIPNHQTLRREPKVIINTLLHGMSHTKEKLEAEFRPLLLTSTTGRSSEPVPFLYTKHDLNHLELSGRRIMETGRSDKEYRHVNIFPYAPHLAFWQSHYAGLGFGTFMISSGGGKSMGTDGNIALIERIQPDVLIGMPTFVYHVLRQAVEENRHWTSLKRIVLGGEKTPQGLRAKLRELCAQLGSLGVYVISIYAFTEAKMAWTECPTLPHEGASGFHLYPDLGFIELVDPKTGVPVPPGAPGEIVFTPLDARGTVAMRYRTGDMAEGGLTWDACPHCGRRCPRLLGPISRASEVRTLRLDKIKGTLVDFNMLEHLLDDQRGLAAWQIELRKRHDDPLECDEVYLHVAPDGNINEDTLKDLLIRRFHEVTEMTPNAILFHTVPELRNLLGVGRLLKEEKVADRRQGLGQPGHGQSQSQPQTATPG from the coding sequence ATGAAACCCTTCCTCTCCTCCCCTCTCTGGGATGCCGGAGCCCCTGAATTCTGGCAGGCCTGGCAGATCCGCCGGTTGCGCGACTACCTGAAATCCCGCGTCTTGCCCTTCTCGACGCACTACCGCGAGTTGTTCAAGAGCATCGGCCTGGAGCCTGGCGACATCCGCACCATGCAGGACTGGGCCAAGGTGCCCTTCACCAGCAAGTCTGACCTCACCGTCTCCAAAGAAAAGCTGCGGGAGTTTGTCCTGATCCCCAACCATCAAACGCTGCGCCGCGAGCCCAAGGTCATCATCAACACCTTGCTGCACGGCATGAGCCATACCAAGGAGAAGCTGGAGGCGGAATTCCGCCCCCTCCTGCTGACCAGCACTACTGGCCGCAGCAGCGAGCCCGTGCCCTTCCTCTACACGAAGCATGATCTCAATCACCTCGAACTCTCCGGCAGACGCATCATGGAGACCGGGCGGTCGGACAAAGAGTACCGTCACGTAAACATCTTCCCCTACGCCCCGCACCTTGCCTTCTGGCAGTCACATTACGCCGGCCTGGGCTTCGGCACCTTCATGATCTCCAGCGGCGGCGGCAAGTCCATGGGAACGGATGGCAACATCGCCCTGATCGAGCGCATCCAGCCGGACGTGCTCATCGGCATGCCCACCTTTGTGTACCACGTGCTGCGCCAGGCCGTGGAGGAGAATCGTCACTGGACCTCGCTCAAACGGATCGTGCTCGGCGGGGAAAAGACGCCCCAAGGACTTCGTGCGAAGCTTCGCGAGCTCTGCGCCCAGCTTGGTTCACTGGGGGTGTATGTCATCAGCATCTATGCCTTCACCGAGGCCAAGATGGCCTGGACGGAGTGCCCGACCCTCCCGCATGAGGGTGCCAGCGGATTCCACCTCTATCCCGATCTCGGTTTCATCGAACTCGTGGACCCCAAGACCGGGGTGCCGGTACCTCCAGGTGCGCCCGGCGAGATTGTCTTCACCCCGCTGGATGCCCGCGGCACCGTGGCGATGAGATACCGCACGGGCGACATGGCGGAGGGCGGACTCACCTGGGACGCCTGCCCGCACTGTGGCCGCCGCTGCCCACGACTGCTGGGCCCCATTTCCCGCGCCAGTGAGGTACGCACCCTCAGGCTGGACAAGATCAAGGGCACCCTGGTGGACTTCAACATGCTGGAGCACCTGCTCGATGACCAACGCGGCCTGGCTGCCTGGCAGATCGAGCTGCGCAAGCGCCATGATGATCCGCTGGAGTGCGATGAAGTGTACCTCCACGTGGCCCCGGATGGCAACATCAACGAGGACACGCTGAAGGACCTGCTCATCCGCCGGTTCCATGAAGTGACGGAGATGACGCCGAATGCGATCCTCTTTCACACCGTGCCAGAGCTCCGCAATCTTCTGGGCGTGGGGCGCCTGCTGAAGGAGGAGAAGGTGGCTGACCGCCGCCAGGGGCTAGGCCAACCGGGACACGGACAGAGCCAGAGCCAGCCCCAGACCGCCACCCCGGGCTGA
- a CDS encoding CehA/McbA family metallohydrolase, whose protein sequence is MMNFAPLTPRWPLRLSLLAALIAAPGTHLHAAEAFEVGAGREAELPVGKEADGIRGDFVLRNDKITALVSQNAPLRRANMSTFYGEDGVTPGCLYDLALRDKQDDQLIYFGPAGQRGQVSYVKIVEDGKQGECAVETVITAAKNGGVYKRHEYRVRDGEQGLRIQTTLRNEGKAPVKVSTKDAWTRFNETGERDGVTWADAVDPDDRIGYAYGKLSAPGAGAIADEVELQPGQVLTWVRFLAIGRSPAEAWSAVRGANGVPTGRLELALAEADGTKPVTGAGLVLEQEINPGQKSDGSVVAYPDSQGLIALSLPSGTYHGSVEEAGRLPRRVSFTLNQGGVVKQQEKLEPATRLKFVVQDARGQSLPCKVQILATGETKPLNLGPVMRAHGCKDQYHSEKGEFSVQVPAGTYKVVVTRGIEYSHHEQEVALAQGQELVVDAKLARLVDTTGWISTDFHNHSTPSGDNICGTADRLINIAAEHLEFTPTTEHNRIYDWRPTIERLGLSQEIQTVVGMELTGSGSHFNCFPLNPVPFVQDGGAPVWNADPRITALTLRGWQGERQDRWVQINHPDMAFLYNDRHADGVADGGYLGITEMVNGMETENFVDEGVLADSPWRLTKAKNSLATRVETVRQFIWLQMLNQGHRIHPVAVADAHAVHGNGVGGWRMYLPSKTDEPAKIDWTNDLAAHALAGHFILTTGPFLQVTAGDGKLPGDDVRSSGVLPLKVKVQCTDWIDIDRVQILVNGRKEPSLNFTRATHPHMFKDGVVKFDQTIPVKLGKDAHLIVVALLENGDLKTGYGTSGQAKLRPMAYHTPFYVDVDGHGFQANGDNLGYDVPVAKMTPDEVRAKMGK, encoded by the coding sequence ATGATGAACTTCGCTCCCTTGACCCCGCGTTGGCCCCTCCGGCTGAGCCTGTTGGCTGCGCTCATTGCTGCGCCTGGCACTCATCTCCATGCTGCCGAGGCGTTTGAAGTGGGAGCGGGGCGGGAGGCTGAACTGCCGGTGGGAAAGGAGGCTGATGGCATCCGGGGAGACTTTGTCCTGCGCAATGACAAGATCACTGCCCTCGTTTCCCAGAACGCGCCGCTGCGCCGTGCGAACATGAGCACCTTCTACGGTGAGGACGGCGTCACGCCGGGGTGTCTCTATGACCTGGCGCTCCGTGACAAGCAGGACGACCAGTTGATCTACTTTGGTCCGGCGGGGCAACGTGGGCAGGTCTCGTACGTGAAGATCGTGGAAGATGGCAAGCAGGGCGAATGCGCAGTGGAAACGGTCATTACAGCAGCGAAGAATGGCGGCGTGTACAAACGGCATGAGTATCGCGTGCGGGACGGGGAGCAGGGGCTCAGAATCCAGACCACGCTGCGCAATGAGGGCAAGGCCCCGGTAAAAGTCAGCACAAAAGACGCCTGGACGAGGTTCAATGAAACGGGTGAGCGCGACGGTGTGACCTGGGCAGACGCGGTGGATCCCGATGATCGCATTGGCTATGCGTATGGCAAGCTCTCAGCACCCGGTGCGGGAGCGATCGCGGATGAGGTGGAGTTGCAGCCCGGCCAGGTGCTGACCTGGGTGCGCTTCCTGGCCATTGGGCGGTCCCCGGCCGAGGCGTGGTCGGCGGTTCGTGGAGCCAATGGGGTGCCGACGGGGCGCCTGGAACTGGCGCTCGCGGAGGCAGACGGCACGAAGCCTGTGACAGGTGCGGGGCTGGTGCTGGAGCAGGAGATCAACCCTGGGCAGAAGTCTGATGGGAGCGTGGTCGCTTATCCGGACAGTCAAGGACTCATCGCCTTGTCCCTTCCTTCCGGGACCTACCACGGGAGTGTGGAGGAGGCTGGAAGACTGCCACGCCGGGTGTCCTTCACGCTGAATCAGGGTGGGGTGGTGAAACAGCAGGAGAAGCTGGAGCCCGCCACTCGATTGAAGTTTGTCGTCCAAGATGCTCGTGGGCAAAGCCTGCCGTGCAAGGTGCAGATCCTGGCCACGGGCGAGACCAAGCCGTTGAATCTCGGTCCTGTGATGCGGGCGCATGGCTGCAAGGACCAGTATCATAGTGAGAAGGGCGAATTCTCCGTTCAAGTCCCGGCCGGAACTTACAAGGTGGTGGTGACACGCGGGATTGAATACTCCCACCATGAGCAGGAGGTCGCCTTGGCCCAGGGCCAGGAGTTGGTTGTCGATGCCAAACTGGCGCGTCTGGTGGATACGACGGGGTGGATCAGCACGGACTTCCACAATCACTCCACGCCCAGCGGGGACAACATCTGCGGCACCGCAGACCGGCTCATCAACATCGCCGCAGAGCACCTGGAGTTCACACCCACAACAGAGCACAACCGCATCTATGACTGGCGTCCCACCATTGAGCGCCTCGGGCTCTCTCAGGAGATCCAGACAGTGGTCGGCATGGAACTCACCGGCAGCGGCTCACACTTCAACTGCTTCCCCCTCAATCCGGTGCCTTTTGTGCAGGATGGGGGAGCCCCCGTGTGGAATGCGGATCCTCGCATCACTGCTCTGACGTTGCGTGGCTGGCAGGGAGAGCGGCAGGACCGCTGGGTACAGATCAACCACCCGGACATGGCCTTCCTCTACAATGACCGCCATGCCGATGGCGTGGCAGATGGCGGCTATCTGGGCATCACCGAGATGGTGAATGGCATGGAGACGGAGAACTTTGTGGACGAAGGGGTGCTGGCGGATTCGCCCTGGCGTCTGACCAAGGCAAAGAACTCACTGGCCACCCGGGTGGAGACGGTGCGTCAGTTCATCTGGCTGCAGATGCTCAATCAGGGGCACCGCATTCACCCCGTGGCCGTGGCAGATGCCCACGCGGTTCATGGAAACGGCGTCGGCGGCTGGCGCATGTACCTGCCCAGCAAGACGGATGAGCCCGCCAAGATTGACTGGACGAACGACCTCGCCGCGCATGCTCTGGCCGGCCACTTCATCCTCACCACCGGCCCGTTCCTGCAGGTCACGGCGGGAGATGGTAAACTGCCGGGAGATGACGTGCGTAGCTCCGGGGTGCTGCCCTTGAAGGTCAAGGTTCAGTGCACGGACTGGATCGACATCGACCGTGTGCAGATCCTGGTCAACGGCCGCAAGGAGCCCAGCCTTAACTTTACCCGCGCCACGCATCCGCACATGTTCAAGGACGGGGTGGTAAAGTTTGACCAGACGATTCCTGTGAAGCTCGGCAAAGACGCCCACCTGATTGTCGTGGCCCTGTTAGAGAACGGTGATCTGAAGACCGGCTACGGCACCAGCGGCCAGGCCAAACTGCGCCCGATGGCGTATCACACGCCCTTCTATGTGGATGTCGATGGCCACGGCTTTCAGGCCAATGGGGATAATCTGGGTTATGATGTTCCGGTGGCGAAGATGACGCCGGATGAGGTGCGGGCGAAGATGGGGAAGTGA
- a CDS encoding BlaI/MecI/CopY family transcriptional regulator, whose protein sequence is MRAPQPAQRLNHSTPRQSTNILVREILDTINEDRVPPLVYTTVLTFLQIMTDKGLVLRDTQGKTHVYRAAVAAEKTQRHLVKDVLERVFSGSVNQLVMHALGSRKISADEVREIKAMLNESDHTPPIAKPLPPAQGHFNPVEPAGSTGPQD, encoded by the coding sequence TTGCGGGCCCCTCAACCAGCGCAGCGCCTAAACCACTCCACGCCCCGCCAATCTACTAACATTTTAGTCCGTGAGATCCTCGACACCATCAATGAGGACCGCGTTCCGCCGCTGGTGTACACGACGGTACTAACGTTTCTCCAGATTATGACAGACAAGGGTCTGGTCCTGCGGGACACCCAGGGCAAGACGCATGTCTATCGTGCGGCGGTCGCGGCAGAGAAAACCCAACGCCATCTCGTGAAGGATGTGCTGGAGCGCGTGTTCTCCGGCTCCGTCAACCAGTTGGTCATGCACGCCTTGGGTTCGAGGAAGATTAGCGCGGATGAAGTGCGCGAGATCAAGGCCATGCTCAACGAGAGCGATCACACTCCCCCCATCGCAAAGCCACTGCCGCCAGCGCAGGGTCACTTCAATCCGGTGGAACCTGCGGGGAGCACCGGGCCCCAAGATTGA